The Bacteroidota bacterium genome includes the window TTTTGCCTTGCTCTCCCAATATATATCGCCCTGAGCGCAATACATTAATTAATGCATTTTGCAACTCCGTGAAATGCAATTCATTCATTTTCTGCAAATCAAGGAATGGGATCATCTGGCTTGGTTATACTCTTCAAAAATGTAATCATCTTGATTGAAATACTCTGATGCGCAGGATAGCAGAATAGTATTCGGGGCAAAGTCATAAAGGTCGTGCCAATCTTTTGGCTCCAGTATCAGACAGTTCTTAGGCGTATTCAAATGATAATGCTGCCCCTCTTGCCCATTATTTACCCTTACCCGACAACTCCCCGTCAGGCAGATCAGCGCTTGATGGGTGGTTTTATGTCTATGTCCTCCCCTTTTCGATTCATCTACTCCGTAGATATAAAACAGTCTCTTAATCGGAAATGGGATTTCGTGATCCTCTAACACGCTTAGATTACCTCTGGTATCTGAAAATGTTCTTAAGGTCAAAAGATTTGCCATGTACTTATGGGTAAAACAAAGAATCAGGTTAAAAACTAAAACAGCAACGAGGGCGATGACCCTAAAACTGAATTCACCACTTGAAAAGCCTTAGCCTTTCATGAGTTTATCAGGCTCTCTGGCTCTCTTCTATTACAGACTAAAACCTGAGCAGCCTAAATCCTGCCATTAACTATTAAATAATGAGTACTCGTAGATTGAGATACCGCCTATAAGCATCATCTCCCGTAGAGGGAGTGAAGTCAAAATGTTTTGGAGTAAGTATTATTAAATCTGAAAGCCACTGCTGATTTTCAGAAAATTCAGGGTGCTGAATATTAAACGTCTTTAGCGATAGAGACTTTATCTTATACCTTATCTCAAAAAGAAAACAGGCCATGGAATCGCCCTCATCCTCAGAATAAATACTCGACAATTCCTGACACTCTGCGATGGCACCATCCGCTGAGATCAGCGTAATATCATCCGTTATAAACAGGTTAAGGATGGTGAAAGCATGAACCAAATAGAGAATGTGGAAGACGAAAAACGTCTTCAACAGGTTCGGATACTTTTTATATTGTCTAGTCATTATTCCTAAAACGGAAATCAGTGTATCCTGAATTTCCGATGTGAAACTATCTATTTTACCTTCTGCAAGCAGAAAGCCAAAAACCTCTATTTCCCTTCCGCGACTTTCATCTCATCTGCCGACATCCTTTTGCCATTCCTGAATCCCGCAATAAATGCGCCGCTGTAACTACTACTGATAGCCTTGATTAAATACTTCTTGGCCTCGCTGAAGGTACCGGCCGATGCTCCATAATACCTTATAAATCCTGTTCCCGTTGGTTCGGAGCTGTAATTCGGGAATACCCGAATCAATTTATCCCGATCCTTCGCACCTAATTCTCCTTTAAGCGCGAACAGTTGAATTTTGAATACGGCAGCCGGTTCTGTTTTGGCTTCTGGCACCTCCTCTTTCTTTACCGTTACCGGTGGTGCCTTTTCAGTCTTGATTACAGGTGGCGGTGGCGGAGTAACAATTTCCGTAGCCTTCACTACCGGTTCCTTCTCTACCACCGAGGTGCTCGACGAAGATGGCTTCACCTGAACTACCGCCGTGGAAGTAGAATTCCCTCCTCCACTGCGCACCTCAATCGGCTTTTTAATCGTTTGTGCATTTTGTGAGCTTGCGTTGGTGCTACTAGTTTCCGGTTTGGTTATAACTGGTTCACTTTTTATAGTTTCCGAAGAGACTACTTTTGTTTTTGAGTTCTCGTCTTTTGTCGGAGTGCTCGCTTCCGGCGTGACTTTCTTTTCCACCTTTTCTTCTACCGGCTCCTTTTTTACTTCCGGCTGCTTTTCTTTAGGTTCTTCGGGTTTTGATGCGACCTCCACCTCTCCCCCATTTCCTTTTTCTAAAAACATTTTATAATCCTTAAAGGCATTGAATAGCGCATGTGCAATTTGATCCTGCCCCTTTTCCGAAGTCAAATATTTTTCTTCTTCCGGGTTAGAGATAAATCCGATTTCGGCCAGCAAACTGGGCATGGCAGTTTTGTATAGCACATAAAAGCCGGCTTGCTTCACCCCCATACTTTTGCGACGTGCTCCGTTTTCCATCTGGTTTTCAATCTTGGAGGCAAATTCTATACTTTGATCTAAAAAAGCATTCTGCTTCATGCTCATAATGATATGCCCTTCCGGAGTGTTCGGATCAAACTCATAGTTCTTGTCGCGGTCTTCCTCCAACAAAATAACCGAGTTCTCCCGCTTGGCCACTTCTAAGTTCGCCTCCGTGCGGTGCAGACCCAACACATAAGTACTGGAGCCATAAGCATCGGGATTATTGTTAGAGTTACAGTGAACTGCAATGAAAAGATCTGCCTTGTTTTTGTTGGCAATCTCAGCCCGTTCGTGTAGTTCGAGGAACACATCGGTCTTTCGGGTATAAACCACCTTTACATTGGGATAATTGCTTTGGATATAATCACCGATTTTTAAGGCTACGGCTAGCGCCACATCCTTTTCTTTGGTGCCTTTAGGACCAATTGCGCCGGGGTCTTTTCCACCGTGGCCCGCATCAATCACAATAGTTTTTATCGTAAAACTACCCCCGGCAATTCCTTCCACCGAGATCAAAAAGCATGTTAAGACTAAAATGAAACGAAAGCTCACACTATAGATTTTTTAATTTTGACACTTATTCCATCCTTATTCCTATTCATAGAATCGTATAACGGTTTGACTTCTTACATTCATTTCTTCAAAAACCAAATATATCCCATTGCGATGGTCCAAAGACCACTTGTCGCAATGTATTTAGCCACAGCCCTGTTATTATTGTCCAATTTTCTGTTTGCCGAAAAAAATACGAGTGCCTTGTCTCATTTCACTGCGCCGATATTTCCTGAAGACAGTCTCCCCGCCACAAGAACACTTGCCTCTGCCGATTCCTTGATCTCCATAGATTCCACCATCGTTCTGACACCCGACACTTTATCGAAAAATGATACCATAGAATTTGCCAGTCAAGATCAAATTTCCGAAATCATCACCTATCATGCCGAAGACTCCATCGTTTACGACATGGAGACCAAAAAGATGTTTCTGTACAACCAAGCCGATTTGGTTTACGGAAAAATAAAACTGAAAGCCAACCTCGTCAATTTCGACTGGACAACCAGCACCCTCAGTTCGGAAGGCACCCCCGACAGCACAGGGCGGATGGTCGGCACACCGGTTTTTTCTGAAAACGATAAGGAATATGAAGCCAAGCGAATGGCGTATAATTTCAAGACCAAGCGCGGGAAAGTGTATGAGGTCATCACCAAAGAAGGCGATGCCTATATCCACAGCAGCGAGGTGAAGAAGAATGAATTTGATGAATGGTATGGGCTCAAGTCTAAATATACCACCTGCGATCTGGAGCATCCCCACTTTTATTTTCAAGCCAAGAAAGTCAAGATTGTTCCTAACAAAGTAATCGTCACCGGTCCTACCAACCTATGGATTGCCGATGTGCCCACTCCCATCTATCTGCCCTTCGGCATCTTTCCCGTCAAACAAACGCGGCGCTCCGGCATCGTCATTCCCGAATATGGACAGGATGGTTTGCTCGGTTTCTTTCTGCGCAACGGCGGCTATTATTGGGCGATGAACGATTATCTCTCTCTAAAGTTCACCGGTATGATTGCCACCAACGGAACCTTTGGGCTGGGGCTGGCTTCTCAATATGCACTGCGCTATAAATTTACCGGCGCGGTCAATTTCAGCTATACCCGCACCCGCCCTCCTGATCCTGACCTGCCGCATCAAAAAGGATCCAACGCCTACAGCTTTTCCTGGTCGCACAATCAGGATCAGCGCTCCATGCCCAATTCCACCTTTGGGGCCAGCGTGAACATGCAGTCGGCTGATTATTATAATGCCAACCGTATTACAGACGTTTCGAGGCTCAACACTTCTTTCAACTCCACCATCAACTACTCGCGCACTTTTGCCGGCACGCCCTTCAGTCTTTCCATGAACATCCGCCATGAACAAAACCTTTTGAACCGCACCATCGGTTTCACGCTGCCTACCTTCCGCCTCTCCATGTCGCGCGTCAATCCTTTCAAACCCAAGATTCAAACCGACAAACGAAAGTGGTTCGAGAGCATTGGCATCAGCTATTCTTTCGAAGCACAAAACCGGCTCGACACTTATGATTCCATCATTTTCAAAAGCGATACTTGGAACAAATTCCGTTTCGGCATCAACCAGAACATCAGCATTGATGCACCCATCACGCTCTTCAAATACATCAACGTCAACCCTTCTTTCAGCTATCAGGAACGCACCTATTTCAAAGGCGTTGAAAAAATATGGAACCCCGACACCCTCTATATCTCCAAAGCAGATGGAAAGATAGACACCCTCTATGGCCGCGTAGAAAGCGATACTTCCTGGCGGTTCAATTCTTCCCGAAATTTCAATGCCTCCATTTCTGTCGCCACCAAAGTGGTAGGCATTTACAATTTCAAAAACAGCAAGCTGAAAGGCATGCGCCATATTTTCACGCCCTCCGTTTCGTTCAACTATCGCCCCGATTTCTCTACCCGCGCTTGGGGATATTATCGCACCGTGCAAAGCAACGCCGAAGGAACACCCCTCCGATATTCAACCCTCGACCCCGGCGCGCTCTACGGCATTCCCCAAGCGGGCAGCGAAGGCTCCGTCAACTGGA containing:
- a CDS encoding N-acetylmuramoyl-L-alanine amidase, giving the protein MYSVSFRFILVLTCFLISVEGIAGGSFTIKTIVIDAGHGGKDPGAIGPKGTKEKDVALAVALKIGDYIQSNYPNVKVVYTRKTDVFLELHERAEIANKNKADLFIAVHCNSNNNPDAYGSSTYVLGLHRTEANLEVAKRENSVILLEEDRDKNYEFDPNTPEGHIIMSMKQNAFLDQSIEFASKIENQMENGARRKSMGVKQAGFYVLYKTAMPSLLAEIGFISNPEEEKYLTSEKGQDQIAHALFNAFKDYKMFLEKGNGGEVEVASKPEEPKEKQPEVKKEPVEEKVEKKVTPEASTPTKDENSKTKVVSSETIKSEPVITKPETSSTNASSQNAQTIKKPIEVRSGGGNSTSTAVVQVKPSSSSTSVVEKEPVVKATEIVTPPPPPVIKTEKAPPVTVKKEEVPEAKTEPAAVFKIQLFALKGELGAKDRDKLIRVFPNYSSEPTGTGFIRYYGASAGTFSEAKKYLIKAISSSYSGAFIAGFRNGKRMSADEMKVAEGK
- a CDS encoding FdtA/QdtA family cupin domain-containing protein, which translates into the protein MANLLTLRTFSDTRGNLSVLEDHEIPFPIKRLFYIYGVDESKRGGHRHKTTHQALICLTGSCRVRVNNGQEGQHYHLNTPKNCLILEPKDWHDLYDFAPNTILLSCASEYFNQDDYIFEEYNQAR